GCTACACGGTCAAGGACGCGGTGACCGACTGGCTCGCGTACGGACTCGCGGGCCGGGACCCGAGCACGGTGACGACGAATACGATCCTGTGCAACACCCATGTCATTCCGGCCCTGGGGTCCCGGAAACTCCGTGATCTCAGTGCGGACGATGTCGACCACTGGCTTGCGGCCAAGGCCAAGGTCCTCAGCACTCGCTCACTGGAAGCGATCCGCTCGTGCTTGAACCGCGCGGTCAAGCGAGCCATGGCCCGGGACAAGGTAAAGCGGAACGTCGTGGAACTGTGCTCGATCCCCGCCGGGCGCCTTGGTCGGCCGTCCAAGTCCTTGCCCCTCAAGCAGGCAGAAGCCGTGCTCACAGCGGCTGAGGATTCTGCCCTGTACGCGTACTTCGTGGTGTCGCTGCTCACCGGTGGACGCACGGAGGAAATGCGACCCCTGCGCTGGGACTACGTCGACCTCGAAGGGGACCCGGAAGCCGTTCCGGAGATTCCGCCGCACATCGCCGTCTGGAGATCGGTCCGCAGCACCGGGGATACCAAGATCCGGAAGTCCCGCCGGACCCTTGCTCTGCCCGGCCGCGCCATCGACGCCCTGAAGATTCAGCGGGAGCGCCAGGGCCGGCAGCGGGTCGCCGCCGGTGATCAGTGGCAGGAGAATGGACTCGTCTTCACCTCGGCTGTGGGCACGGAGCTGGACGCGGCGAACGTCCGGCGCGAGTTCCGCAAGGTCCTCGCGCGAGCCGCCCGGATGCCCGAAATCCAGATGCCTGAAACCGAGATCAAGCCGGACGACTGGACAACGCGGGAGACCCGGACGTCCTTCGTTTCGATCTTGTCGGATCGCGGCATCCCGCTGGAGGAGATCTCCCGGCTCGTGGGCCACTCCAGCACGGCCGTCACGGAGGTGGTTTACCGGAAGCAGATCCGCCCGGTGATCCAGACCGGGGCCGTCGCCATGGACGGGATCTTCGGCACGCCACCGCCCCCGGAGCGGTAGTCACGCAGTTAGTCACGCACAACGCCAGAGGCCACCTACAAGAATTTGTAGGTGGCCTCTGACCTGCTACTCAGCTGTCGGGGTGGCGGGATTTGAACCCACGACCTCTTCGTCCCGAACGAAGCGCGCTGCCAAGCTGCGCCACACCCCGATGTCGCCACTGCCGTGGCGACATCGATTACTTTAGCCCACCGGCGCTCCCAGGCGAAATCCGCTTCGCCGCGGGGCCCGCTGCCGTTCGCCGTGGGCCCCGTCCCGGGGTGTCAGACGTGGGGGACCAGGGTCAGGAGGGTGGCCTCCGGGGGGCAGGCGAAGCGGACCGGGGTGTAGCGGTTGGTGCCGCAACCCGCGGAGACGTGGAGGTAGGAGGTGTTCTCCCCGGCGGTGTGGGTGGAGAGGCCCTTGACCCGGTCGGTGTCCAGGTCGCAGTTGGTGACCAGGGCGCCGTAGAAGGGGATGCAGAGCTGGCCGCCGTGGGTGTGGCCCGCCAGGATCAGGGGGTAGCCGTCGGCGGTGAAGGCGTCGAGGGTGCGCAGATAGGGGGCGTGGACCACGGCGAGGGAGAGATCGGCGTCCTTCTCGGGGCCGCCGGCCACCTCCTCGTAGCGGTCGCGCTTGATGTGCGGGTCGTCCAGACCGGTGAAGGCCAGCTCATGGCCGTCGATCTTGAGGCGGCCCCGGGTGTTGCTCAGACCGACCCACCCGGCGCTGTCGAAGGCGTCCCGCAGTTCCTCCCAGGGGTTGTGGATCACTCCGGTGGCGGGCGCGTTGCCGTTGAGACCGTGGCGGCCCTGGGCCTTTTCGAGGAGGTAGCGGGCAGGGTTGCGGGGCTTGGGCCCGTAGTAGTCGTTGGAGCCGAAGACATAGACGCCCGGGAACTCCAGCAGCGGACCGAGCGCGTCCAGGACCTCGGGGACGCCCTCCGGGTCGGAGAGGTTGTCGCCGGTGTTGACGACGAAGTCGGGACGGAGCCCCGCGAGCGACTGGAGCCAGGCGCGCTTCTTCCGCTGGCCGCTGACCATGTGGATGTCGGAGACCTGGAGGACCCGCAGCGGGCGCATGCCCTGGGGCAGTACCGGGACGGTCAGTCGCCGGAGCCGGAAGGAACGGGCCTCGAAGCCGGCGGCGTAGGCGAGACCGGCCGCGCCGACCGCCGTGATGGCCAGGGGTACTCCATAGCGTGCGCGCATGTCGTCCATGGTCGCAGACCCCTTCGGCCGCCTCCCGCGCCGGGCAGGGTTTTTTGATCTTCGTACGGGAGATCCGTACACGAGGGTGGCGGAGAGGGTGAGAGATCCGTACACGAGGCGGGTGCGACGAAGGGAGCCCGCCCGGTGCTTAATGCGCGGCGCGCGGCATTCGTCACCTGCCACACTTGTTCACATGACCACGCTCAAGTCCAAGCTGCACGACGACCTCACCACCGCCATCAAGGCGCGGGACGAGCTGCGCTCCTCCACGATCCGGCTGACCCTCGCGGCCATCAGCAAGGAGGAGGTGTCGGGCAAGACCGCCCGTGAGCTCTCCGACGACGAGGTGCAGAAGGTGATCGCCCGGGAGGCGAAGAAGCGCCGGGAGGCCGCGGACGCCTTCGCCCAGGGCGGCCGGGCCGAGCAGGCCGAGCGCGAGCGGGCCGAGGGTGCGGTGCTCGACGGGTATCTGCCGCAGCAGCTCACCGACGACGAGCTGACGGGGATCGTGACCGAGGCCGTGGCGGAGGCCAGGGCCGCGGGTGCCGAGGGTCCGCGCGCCATGGGCGCCGTTATGAAGATCGTCAACCCGAAGGTGGCGGGCCGTGCCGAGGGCGGCCGGGTCGCCGCCGCGGTCAAGCGCCTGCTCGCGGGCTGACCCCGGGGCCGGATCGGCCCCGCCGCGCGTGCCGAGGGCCCGGCCCCCGAAAGGGGTCCGGGCCCTCGCTCATGGCGTGGTGCGGACGAGGATCAGTCCCAGCCGCCGTTCAGGCCGCCCTCTCCGTCTCCGTCGCCCTCTCCCCAGCCGCCATCGGACCCGGAGCCGTCGCCGCCGGTGTCCCCGTCACTGCCCGCGATCCCGTTCTCGGGCACGGAGATCCCCGGGATCGGCTCCTGGTCGCCGGGCTTGCCGTCGCCGGTGCCCTGGCCGAAGCCGCCGTCGGACCCGCTGTCGGTGTCGCCGTCGTTCCCGTTGCCGCCGGGCCGCTGGGCCTTCCGGTCCGGGATGGAGACCTTGGTGAAGTCGGGCGCGTCCCTGCCGTCCAGGGCCCCGCTCATCGCGTCCCGCCAGATCGGTCCGGGAACCTCGCCGCCGTAGACCTTCGGGTACCAGTTGCCGCCGATGCTGATGTTGAACATCTCCACCTGCTGGGTGGGCGCGCCGACCCAGACCGCGCTGGAGAGGTTCGGGGTGTAGCCGACGAACCACGCGTTCTTCCGGCCGTCGGTCGTGCCCGTCTTGCCCGCGTTGGGACGGCTGCCCAGACCGGCGAGCGAGCCGGTACCGGCGTCCGAGACCACCCCGCTCAGCAGCGTGTTGACGGTGTCGGCGGTCCGCTCCGTCATCGCCCGCTCACAGCTGCTCTTCGGCACCCGCAGGTCCTTGCCGTCCGCCGTGCGGATGGAGGAGATGGCGGTCGGGGTGCAGTACACGCCCCGGTTGGCGAAGGTCGCGTACGCGTTCGCCATCGTCAGCGGGGACATACCGGTCGAACCGAGCGTCAGCGGTGAGGGTGCCGCCGGGATCTTGCCGCCGTTGCCCTGGACGACACCCATCTTGTCGACCAGGTCGACCACCGGGCAGAGCCCTATGTCGTCGATCATCTCGACGAAGTAGGTGTTGACCGACAGCTCCATGGCCTCCTTGAGGTCGTACGGTCCGACCTCCGAGGTGTTCTCGTTCTCCAGGACGTCCTGCCGGTCGTTCGTCCAGATCTTGCCGTCGCACGCGGGGATCGAGGACGGGTACGGCATGGAGTACGGCGAGGGGTACACCTGCGACAGCGGCCTGCCCGCCTCGACGAAGGCCGCCGTGACGAACGGCTTGAAGGTCGAGCCGACGGGGAAGCCGTAGGCCGAGCCGCCGTCCTTCCGGTCGACCGAGTAGTTGATCTGCGTCTCGTTCTTCTGGAAGCCGTACGGGTGGGACTGCGCCATCGCCAGGATCTTGCCGGTCCCGGGCTCGACCATGGTCACCGCGGTGGCGACCTTGTCGGACTGGTAGATGTGGTCCTTGATCGACTCCTGGGCGGACGCCTGCGCCTGCGGGTCCAGGGTGGTCCTGATCGTCAGACCGCCCCGGTTCCAGATCTTGACCCGCTCCTCGCGGGTCTTGCCGAAGGCGGGGTTGTTCAGGAAGGACTTGTAGACGTAGTCACAGAAGAAGCCGGCGCCGTTGACGGCGGTGATACAGCCGTTCTTGGGCCTGCTGACCTTGAGCTTGACCTCGGCCGCCTTGGCCCGGTCGGCCTCGGCCCGGGTGATGTCGCCGACGTCGGCCATCCGCTGGAGGACGACGTTCCGGCGCTTCCGGGCCTCCTCCGAGTCATTGACCGGGTCGTAGCGGCTGGGGGACTGGACGAGGCCGGCGAGCAGGGCCGCCTCCTCCAGGGCGAGGTCCTTGGCGCGCTTGGAGAAGTAGCGCTTGGAGGCGGCCTCGACGCCGTAGGCCTGCTGGCCGAAGAAGGTGATGTTGAGGTAGTTCTCCAGGATCTTCTTCTTGCCCAGCTCCTCCTCGACCTGGATCGCGTACTTCAGCTCCTGGATCTTGCGGCCGAGGGTCTGCTGGGTGGCCTCGGCGAACTTGGCGGGGTCGTCGCCCGCCTCCTCGACGAAGACGTTCTTCACATACTGCTGGGTCAGCGTGGACGCGCCCTCGGCGACGCCGCCGCTGGTCGCGTTCTTGTTGAGCGCGCGCAGCACACCCTTGAGGTCGATCGCGCCGTGCTCGTAGAAGCGTGAGTCCTCGATCGCGACGATCGCCTTCTGCATATACGGCGAGATGTCCTGGAGCGGGACCACCGTGCGGTCCCGCGAGTAGACCGAGGCGATCTGTTCGCCGTCGGCGTCCAGTATCGTCGTGCGCTGGCTGAGCGGGGGCCGCTTGAGGTTGGCGGGGATCTCGTCGAACCCCTTGACCGTCCCCTTGGCGGCGAGCCCCAGCACCCCGGCGGCGGGCATGGCGATGCCCGCCAGCACCGCTCCCGCGAGCACACTGACACCGAGGAATTTGGCGGCTTGTTGGGTCCCGGTCAGCCCACCACCGGAGCGCTTCTTCGACATGTATGGAAGCCTACGTTCTCGTTCGCCGGACACAGGGATAGGCCGTGGCCTAAGCTGTTCTCAACTGTCACATCAGTGCGGTTTTGTATCAGGGTATTCCTGGAATCCGTACCAGGTCACAGGGTGTCTGTAGCAATTTCGTAGCAAGTCTCCTGGGGTGGCCTGATCTCGCTCCCGTGTGCCGCATAGTCACTACGGCAGGAGTGACCAGGGAAGTGGAATCCACCAGTCCGTGTCCGAGTTCCCAATAAATCTCCGCTATGTTCCGTCCGCCTGACGTCTTCGGTGGGGTGGTATGTGCGGTTATGGGTGCCCTGCCCTCTATGTCTTCTGATCACTCCCCTGGGTGATCTGAAGCGCACGCATAGTCCGTTCGGGCCATTCAAGATTGGGCCCGAAGGGGGTGTTGCGCTGTGTCCGCCTTCCGTAACGTCCTCAACTGGCAGCGGTGAATATGCCGCTGCCGCCGTGGGGGAGCCTCGATTCGGGAGAGGACGGCGCCGGGATGGGCTGGGTAACCGACTGGAGTGCGCAGGCAGCCTGCCGCACTACCGATCCGGATGAACTGTTCGTACAAGGGGCAGCGCAGAACAGGGCCAAGGCGGTGTGTACCGGATGTCCGGTGCGGACCGAATGCCTGGCCGACGCCCTCGACAACCGAGTGGAGTTCGGTGTCTGGGGTGGAATGACCGAAAGGGAGCGACGCGCCCTTCTGCGCAGGCGCCCTACGGTCACCTCGTGGCGCCGGTTGCTGGAGACGGCCCGCACGGAGTACGAACGCGGCGTGGGCATTCTGCCCGTCGGGCTCGATGACGACGAGACCTATGAAACCTATGCGGCGGTGGGATGACCATCCGGATGGTCCACACCGGAGCCGTCCGCCGAGTGGTCGGTGCGCCATCCGCGGTCGGTCCGTCGAGCCATCCGACGGTCGTTGATCCAGAAATCCGTTGATCCGCCGATTCGGCGGTACATGACGAATCATCGGGTTCCGCCGATTCAACAGTTTCGACCGGCTTTATCGGCTCATCGGTCCGCTTCATCGGCTTCGTCGACTCAGCCGTCCACGCCGCCACCCTGCACGGTCCGCGTCATATACGGACCATCTGTATCTGGCGCATCCGCGTCACTGCCCTGTCTGTGTCATGGGTTCCGTTGTGTCAGCCGCTCTCGTGGCGTGTCGTGGCGTGTCATGACGTGTGGTGCCCGCACCACCTGGGCCCGCCCCTGTCCGGGTGCGTCACATCCGCGTACCGCGTGGCCCGCCCACGGTGCCCGCGGAGGCCAGATGGTCGCCGATGGCGCGCAGCCCCGCCAGGTCGTGCACATCGCCGGGGAGCGCGGCCACTTCCGTCACCGCCACCTCGGGGTGCAAAGCGGTGAAGCGGTCGCGGGTCCGCTGCTCGCGGGCGAGCACCTGCATCCTCTCGGCGTGCAGACGCAGCAGACCCGCCGTCAACTGCTCAGTGGTATGACCGCCCGGGACGGGGGAGTGGCCTGGGTCGGTGGGTACTGCCGGGTCGTCGGTCTTGGGGGCGTCGCACTGCTCGGGAAAGCGCGCCGGCGGCTGGGGGGAGCGTGCCGGGATGTGGGCCGCGGACAGGTCTTCGGGAGAGGTGTCCGTGGTCTCACGAACACCAGTCTTCCCTACCCCCTGATCGACAATGCGGCTTCCGTCAAGATTTTCTGACGTAATTTCCGAGGCAAGGATCTCGGCCGCCGCGAGTGCCCGTTCGGCCGAGAGCCGGTCGGCGGCGCTGCCGTGGACCCGGTTGAGGACGAGGCCCGCCAGCGGCATCCCCTCCGCCGCGAGACGCTCGACGAAGTAGGCCGCCTCGCGCAGGGCGTCCCGCTCCGGGGCCGCCACCACCAGGAACGCGGTACCGGGGGCCTGGAGCAGCCGATAGGTGGCGTCGGCCCGGGTGCGGAAGCCGCCGAACATCGTGTCCATCGCGGCCACGAAGGTCTGGACGTCCCGGAGCAACTGACTGCCCAGCAGCTTGCCGAGCGTCCCCGTCATCATCGACATACCGACATTGAGGAACTTCATCCCCGCCCGGCCGCCCATCCGCGCCGGAGCCACGAGCAGCTTGATCAGCTTGCCGTCCAGGAACGAGCCCAGCCGCTTGGGGGCGTCCAGGAAGTCCAGGGCGCTGCGGGACGGCGGTGTGTCGACCACGATCAGGTCCCACTCGTCGCGGGCCCTGAGCTGGCCGAGCTTCTCCATCGCCATGTACTCCTGCGTACCGGCGAAACCGGCCGACAGGGACTGGTAGAAGGGGTTCTCCAGGATCGCCCGGGCCCGGTCCGCGTCCGCGTGGGCCTCGACGATCTCGTCGAAGGTCCGCTTCATGTCGAGCATCATGGCGTGCAGCTCGCCCCCGGAGGCGCCGGGTGCGCCGCTCCCGGAGCCCGGTGCTCCGTCCTTCGGGCCCGCCGTGCCGCTCCCGGAATCCGCCGATGTGTCCCGGGGGCCGTTCGCTATGCCCTCGACGCGGCGCGGTGTGTTGTCGAGCGAGGCGATGCCCAGCGACTGGGCCAGTCTGCGGGCCGGGTCGATGGTCAGGACCACCACGCGGCGGCCGCGCTCGGCCGCCCGCAGCCCGATGGCCGCGGCCGTCGTCGTCTTGCCCACACCGCCCGAGCCGCAGCAGACGATGATGCGGGTGGCCGGATCATCGATGAGCGGGTCGACTTCGAGCGGGGTCGCCGACGCGTCCAGGGTCATGAACCGGTCCCTTGCTTCCGCAGTTCCTTCGCCAGTTGATAGAGCCCGGCGAGGTCGACACCCTCACTGAGCAGGGGAAGCTCATACGAGGGCAGATCGAGCCGGTTCAGCGCGGCCCGCTGCTCGCGTTCCAGCTCGACCCGCTGGGCATGGTCCGCCGCCTGTTCGAGCAGCGGGCCCACCAAGGTGTCCGCCCCGCTCACCCCGGCCGCCGCGAGCGCCTTGGCGATCTCCGCACGCCGGTCGCCCGACGCGCTGCGCACGGCGTCCTCGTCCAGGATGTGCGGGCGGACCATGTTCACGATCACCTTGCCGACCGGCAGCCCGGCGGCCCGTAGCTCGGCGACCCCGTCCGCGGTCTCCTGGACCGGCATCTCCTCCAGCAGGGTCACCAGATGGACAGCCGTCTGCGGGGACTTCAGTACCCGCATCACAGCCTGCGCCTGGTTGTGTATGGGGCCGAACTTCGCGAGTCCTGCCACTTCATCGTTCACATGGAGGAAACGGGTGATCCGGCCGGTGGGCGGCGCGTCCATGACCACATAGTCGTAGGCGTACGAGCCCTGCGGGGTACGGCGGCGTACGGCCTCGCACGCCTTGCCGGTCAGCAGCACATCGCGCACACCGGGGGCGATGGTCGTGGCGAAGTCGATCGCGCCGAGCTTCTTGAGGGCACGGCCCGCGCCGCCGAGCTTGTAGAACATCTGGAGATAGTCGAGGAGGGCCCGCTCGGCGTCGATGGCCAGCGCGAAGACCTCGCCGCCCCCGGAGGAGACGGCGATCTTCCGCTCCTCGTACGGAAGCGCCTCCGTCTCGAAGAGCTGGGCGATGCCCTGTCTCCCCTCCACCTCGACGAGGAGGGTCCGCTTCCCCTCCGTCGCGAGGGCGAGTGCGAGGGCGGCGGCGACCGTGGTCTTACCGGTGCCGCCCTTGCCGCTGACGACCTGGAGCCTGCTCACACATTCGAGCCTAACCAGTCCCACGGCGCGCTACGCACAGGCGGTGTGCGGGCTGCGTCACGCCGGGGCACGCCGGAGCGCGTCCGGCGCACGGTGGGCCCATGGGTCCGGCGGACGGGTGCACGGCCCGTCCCGCTCCCCTCGTGAGCCGGGCGCACCCCCGGTGCGGCTACAGTCGGCCCCATGACCAAGTGGGAATACTCGACCGTGCCCCTTCTCGTGCACGCGACCAAGCAGATTCTGGACACCTGGGGTGAGGACGGCTGGGAGCTGGTCCAGGTGGTCCCCGGCCCGAACCCCGAGCAGCTCGTGGCG
The nucleotide sequence above comes from Streptomyces clavuligerus. Encoded proteins:
- a CDS encoding site-specific integrase, translating into MHVITPAVSQQGGRGLHSIGPTGYTVKDAVTDWLAYGLAGRDPSTVTTNTILCNTHVIPALGSRKLRDLSADDVDHWLAAKAKVLSTRSLEAIRSCLNRAVKRAMARDKVKRNVVELCSIPAGRLGRPSKSLPLKQAEAVLTAAEDSALYAYFVVSLLTGGRTEEMRPLRWDYVDLEGDPEAVPEIPPHIAVWRSVRSTGDTKIRKSRRTLALPGRAIDALKIQRERQGRQRVAAGDQWQENGLVFTSAVGTELDAANVRREFRKVLARAARMPEIQMPETEIKPDDWTTRETRTSFVSILSDRGIPLEEISRLVGHSSTAVTEVVYRKQIRPVIQTGAVAMDGIFGTPPPPER
- a CDS encoding metallophosphoesterase: MRARYGVPLAITAVGAAGLAYAAGFEARSFRLRRLTVPVLPQGMRPLRVLQVSDIHMVSGQRKKRAWLQSLAGLRPDFVVNTGDNLSDPEGVPEVLDALGPLLEFPGVYVFGSNDYYGPKPRNPARYLLEKAQGRHGLNGNAPATGVIHNPWEELRDAFDSAGWVGLSNTRGRLKIDGHELAFTGLDDPHIKRDRYEEVAGGPEKDADLSLAVVHAPYLRTLDAFTADGYPLILAGHTHGGQLCIPFYGALVTNCDLDTDRVKGLSTHTAGENTSYLHVSAGCGTNRYTPVRFACPPEATLLTLVPHV
- a CDS encoding GatB/YqeY domain-containing protein; amino-acid sequence: MTTLKSKLHDDLTTAIKARDELRSSTIRLTLAAISKEEVSGKTARELSDDEVQKVIAREAKKRREAADAFAQGGRAEQAERERAEGAVLDGYLPQQLTDDELTGIVTEAVAEARAAGAEGPRAMGAVMKIVNPKVAGRAEGGRVAAAVKRLLAG
- a CDS encoding transglycosylase domain-containing protein yields the protein MSKKRSGGGLTGTQQAAKFLGVSVLAGAVLAGIAMPAAGVLGLAAKGTVKGFDEIPANLKRPPLSQRTTILDADGEQIASVYSRDRTVVPLQDISPYMQKAIVAIEDSRFYEHGAIDLKGVLRALNKNATSGGVAEGASTLTQQYVKNVFVEEAGDDPAKFAEATQQTLGRKIQELKYAIQVEEELGKKKILENYLNITFFGQQAYGVEAASKRYFSKRAKDLALEEAALLAGLVQSPSRYDPVNDSEEARKRRNVVLQRMADVGDITRAEADRAKAAEVKLKVSRPKNGCITAVNGAGFFCDYVYKSFLNNPAFGKTREERVKIWNRGGLTIRTTLDPQAQASAQESIKDHIYQSDKVATAVTMVEPGTGKILAMAQSHPYGFQKNETQINYSVDRKDGGSAYGFPVGSTFKPFVTAAFVEAGRPLSQVYPSPYSMPYPSSIPACDGKIWTNDRQDVLENENTSEVGPYDLKEAMELSVNTYFVEMIDDIGLCPVVDLVDKMGVVQGNGGKIPAAPSPLTLGSTGMSPLTMANAYATFANRGVYCTPTAISSIRTADGKDLRVPKSSCERAMTERTADTVNTLLSGVVSDAGTGSLAGLGSRPNAGKTGTTDGRKNAWFVGYTPNLSSAVWVGAPTQQVEMFNISIGGNWYPKVYGGEVPGPIWRDAMSGALDGRDAPDFTKVSIPDRKAQRPGGNGNDGDTDSGSDGGFGQGTGDGKPGDQEPIPGISVPENGIAGSDGDTGGDGSGSDGGWGEGDGDGEGGLNGGWD
- the wblA gene encoding transcriptional regulator WblA, with amino-acid sequence MGWVTDWSAQAACRTTDPDELFVQGAAQNRAKAVCTGCPVRTECLADALDNRVEFGVWGGMTERERRALLRRRPTVTSWRRLLETARTEYERGVGILPVGLDDDETYETYAAVG
- a CDS encoding ArsA family ATPase, coding for MTLDASATPLEVDPLIDDPATRIIVCCGSGGVGKTTTAAAIGLRAAERGRRVVVLTIDPARRLAQSLGIASLDNTPRRVEGIANGPRDTSADSGSGTAGPKDGAPGSGSGAPGASGGELHAMMLDMKRTFDEIVEAHADADRARAILENPFYQSLSAGFAGTQEYMAMEKLGQLRARDEWDLIVVDTPPSRSALDFLDAPKRLGSFLDGKLIKLLVAPARMGGRAGMKFLNVGMSMMTGTLGKLLGSQLLRDVQTFVAAMDTMFGGFRTRADATYRLLQAPGTAFLVVAAPERDALREAAYFVERLAAEGMPLAGLVLNRVHGSAADRLSAERALAAAEILASEITSENLDGSRIVDQGVGKTGVRETTDTSPEDLSAAHIPARSPQPPARFPEQCDAPKTDDPAVPTDPGHSPVPGGHTTEQLTAGLLRLHAERMQVLAREQRTRDRFTALHPEVAVTEVAALPGDVHDLAGLRAIGDHLASAGTVGGPRGTRM
- a CDS encoding ArsA family ATPase; protein product: MSRLQVVSGKGGTGKTTVAAALALALATEGKRTLLVEVEGRQGIAQLFETEALPYEERKIAVSSGGGEVFALAIDAERALLDYLQMFYKLGGAGRALKKLGAIDFATTIAPGVRDVLLTGKACEAVRRRTPQGSYAYDYVVMDAPPTGRITRFLHVNDEVAGLAKFGPIHNQAQAVMRVLKSPQTAVHLVTLLEEMPVQETADGVAELRAAGLPVGKVIVNMVRPHILDEDAVRSASGDRRAEIAKALAAAGVSGADTLVGPLLEQAADHAQRVELEREQRAALNRLDLPSYELPLLSEGVDLAGLYQLAKELRKQGTGS
- a CDS encoding DUF4177 domain-containing protein, producing MTKWEYSTVPLLVHATKQILDTWGEDGWELVQVVPGPNPEQLVAYLKREKTA